In a single window of the Zea mays cultivar B73 chromosome 5, Zm-B73-REFERENCE-NAM-5.0, whole genome shotgun sequence genome:
- the LOC107548100 gene encoding Eukaryotic translation initiation factor 1A, translating into MPKNKGKGGKNRKRGKNEADDEKRELVFKEDGQEYAQVTRMLGNGRCEALCIDGTKRLCHIRGKMHKKVWIAAGDIVLVGLRDYQDDKADVILKYMNDEARLLKAYGEIPDNVRLNEGVVDEEEAGAQDDYIQFEDEDIDKI; encoded by the coding sequence ATGCCGaagaacaagggaaagggaggcaaGAACCGGAAGCGGGGCAAGAACGAGGCGGACGACGAGAAGCGGGAGCTGGTGTTCAAGGAGGACGGGCAGGAGTACGCGCAGGTGACGCGGATGCTGGGCAACGGCCGCTGCGAGGCGCTCTGCATCGACGGCACCAAGCGCCTCTGCCACATCCGGGGCAAGATGCACAAGAAGGTGTGGATCGCCGCCGGGGACATCGTGCTCGTCGGCCTGCGCGACTACCAGGACGACAAGGCGGACGTCATCCTCAAGTACATGAACGACGAGGCCCGCCTGCTCAAGGCCTACGGCGAGATCCCCGACAACGTCAGGCTCAACGAGGGCGTCGTTGATGAGGAGGAAGCCGGCGCGCAGGATGACTATATACAGTTCGAGGACGAGGACATCGACAAGATCTGA